GACTATCGCAAAACAGCAGAAGAAGTGCTGCAATATATTGGCGGGAAAGACAATATTGAACAAGCAGCACATTGTGTAACGAGACTTCGCATCGCTTTAAAGGATGAAAGTAAAATAGAGAATGATAAATTACAATCAGTATCATTAGTGAAGGGCGCGTTTCATAATGCTGGTGTATTTCAAATTGTAATTGGTCCCGGTGATGTGGATCGAGTGTATGCTGAATTGATAACGCTTGCAGGTATGAAAGAAGCAACAGTAGCAGATGTAAAAGACTCTGGAAATCAAAAATTAAATCCAATTCAAAAGTTTGTAAAAGTATTTTCCGATGTATTTATGCCGATTTTACCAGCGATTGTAACAGCTGGTTTACTAATGGGGATTAATAATCTATTAGGGGCGAAGGACTTATTTTTTGATGGGAAAAATTTATTAGATGTTTATCCGAATTTAGGGGGACTTTGGGATTTAATTAATATGATGGCCAATACTGCATTCGTATTCTTACCAGCACTTGTTGGTTGGTCAGCTACAAAGCGTTTCGGTGGTAGTCCGATACTTGGGATTGTCATGGGGCTAATGCTCGTACATCCTGATTTATTAAATGCTTGGAATTACGGAAAAGCTGCAGCAGGATTAGACGGACAAAAAATTGAGTACTTCAATATTTTAGGATTATTCCAAATTGAAAAGGTTGGATATCAAGGTCAAATTTTACCGGTTTTAGTAGCAGCATTTGTATTAAGTAAAGTAGAAATCTTTTTAAAGAAACATGTACCAAACGCAATTCAGTTATTAGTTGTACCAATTACAACAATCGTTGTAACCGGTGTGTTAGCATTAGGAATTATCGGTCCAGTTACACGTCATATTGGAGATTTATTAACAACTGGATTAGTAGGCGTATATGAAACAGTGCCAGCACTTGGAGCAGTATTATTTGGAGCATTATATGCACCATTAGTAATTACAGGTATGCATCATATGTTTATTGCAATTGATTTACAGTTAATCGCACAACATGGCGGCACGTTTATTTGGCCAATGATTGCCCTTTCTAATATTGCCCAAGGTAGTGCGGCGCTTGCAATGTTCTGGATTTCAAAAAATCAAAATGATAAAAGTATGGCATCGACATCAGCGATCTCGGCATACTTCGGTATTACAGAACCAGCAATGTTTGGGGTGAATTTACGAAATAAATTCCCGTTCTATGCAGCGATTATAGGATCGGCAGTAGCTGCAATATTCATTACATTAAATGGTGTATTAGCACCAGCTATCGGCATTGGGGGATTGCCAGCATTTATTTCTATCATTCCGAAATCGATTCCAATATTTATTGTAGGGATGGTTATCGCAGTAGTAATTCCATTTACTTTAACATGGCTATTTGCGAAACGAGTAAAACAGAAGTAGGAGGAAAATCAGCATGAAAGAGTGGCATAAAAGTGTAGTCTATCAAATTTATCCGAAGAGCTTTAATAGTTACTACGATAAAGAAACCGGTGATATAAAAGGAGTTACAGAAAGATTAGATTATTTAAAAGAACTCGGAGTGGATTATATATGGTTAACACCGATATACCAATCGCCACAAAATGATAATGGTTACGACGTAAGTGATTATTATCGTATAGATCCGTCTTACGGAACGATGGAAGAGTTTGAAGAGCTTGTAGAAGAAGCGAAAGCACGTAATATTGAGATTATGCTCGATATTGTTGTGAATCATAGTTCAACAGAGCACAAGTGGTTTAAAGAAGCACAGAAAGATAAAAATAGTCCGTATCGCGAGTATTATATTTGGCGTGATGAAAAAAATAATTGGCAGTCTAAATTTGGTGGATCTGCTTGGAAATATGATGAGAAGACAGGGCAATATTATTTACATTTATTTGATGAAACACAAGCCGATTTAAATTGGGAGAATGAGAGACTTCGTCAAGAGGTGTATGATATGATGCGCTTTTGGCTTGATAAAGGTGTAAAAGGATTCCGTCTTGATGTTATTAATTTAATTTCAAAAGATCAAAGGTTTTTAAGTGATGAAGGAAGTACGGCTATAAGTGATGGACGTAAATATTATACAGATGGCCCACGCGTCCATGAATATTTACAAGAGATGAACCGAAATGTGTTTGAAGGAAAAGAGGTTATTACGGTTGGAGAAATGTCTTCTACGACAATTGATAATTGTATTAAATATTCAAATCCTGAGCGAAACGAATTAAGTATGACATTTAGCTTCCACCATTTAAAAGTAGATTATCCGAATGGGGATAAGTGGACGAAGGCTGATTTTGATTTTATAAAATTAAAAGAGATTATGTCCGATTGGCAAATTGAAATGCAAAAGGGCGGGGGCTGGAATGCTTTATTCTGGTGTAACCATGACCAGCCACGTATTGTGTCACGCTTTGGAGATGATGGGAAGTATCGAAATGAATCAGCTAAAATGCTAGCAACGTCTATGCATATGCTGCAAGGAACACCTTATATTTATCAAGGTGAAGAAATTGGTATGACGAATCCTAACTTCCATACTATTGAGCAATATCGTGATGTGGAATCGTTAAATATATATGATATAAAACAAGAGGAAGGCTTATCAAAAGAAGAGATTATGGGGATTTTAAAACAAAAATCTCGTGATAATTCACGTACTCCAATGCAGTGGAATGACGAAGTGAACGCTGGTTTTACAACTAGTACACCGTGGATTTCCGTGGCTGAAAACTTTAAGGAAATAAACGTAGAGAAGGCACTAGAGGATAAAGATTCTGTATTTTATTATTATAAAAAGCTAATCGAACTTCGAAAAACATATAATGTAATTACAGAAGGAAAATATGATGTTTTAGATAAAAATCATCCGAATATATGGGCATACACGCGTACGACAAATAATGAAGTATTACTTGTTATAAATAATTTCTACGAGGAAGAAATCACTTACTCCCTACCAGAAAATGTTCAATTAGATGAGATGAAGCAAGAAATATTATTATCAAATTATAAAGATTCAAGTAAGGATATTACAAATCTTAACTTAAGACCATATGAATCCATTATATATCGATATACGAAATAAAAAGGTTGTATGCCCGTGTGGCATACAACCTTTTACTTTAAGACACCACTATATAAAATGTTTACTTCTACTTCTGGTTTGAATTTTACTTTCGCATAATCTTTATTCCAATTTTTCGTCTTCCATAATTCTGGATGATAAGCGATAAGGTTTCTACCGATACCGAAAGCATCGTAATTTGCTTTTTGGAGTTTTTTTATTATTTGTTTTGCTTCTTTTGTAAGCTGTTTAGATAATTTTTTATTTAGCTTTTTTCTCTCTTCCATTTTATAAAGATTATCTCTTGGAGCTTCAAGAGCGATTACTCTTAGTTGTAACTTAATGTGAGCATAAACATTTCCTTTTTTGTCTGTTGTCACTTTTAAGTCTCGTTTTAGTTTGCGATTACTCACTTCAATTGTGAGATAATCGGATGTGCTAGGTGAATCTTCATTTGTCAGCTTTTGCGTTATACGTGCACTTTTCCCCATTTTCTCTGTCAGTAATACGAAAAGTACAGATTGTCGCAAGGGTAAAAGTCCAGTTAATTTATCATTGTTAAATAGAGCTATGCCATTGGTTACAACTTCTTTTCACTTCTGTAACGAGATCATCGTTAGCCAAATCTTGCAGATAAGTAATTGCTACTTTCGTGTGCATTTCTTCACCGAGTGTAAAATATTTAACAACTAAATTCGGACTTTTAATGAGTTTACGAATAGAGGCTAAATTAGTTGCTAAATCCTCTACAAAACCAGTATGTGGCCCGCGGACAATTCCTTCATTATCAGGCTCTGTTATATCTCTTTTTAAAGATAGAGCTGTTTCGAAAACACAAAAACTTTGGATGTTTTCATGAAAATATAAAGACTTACCTTGTAATAAAAGCTGTATGCCGTACAGTAAATTCGTTTCTTTTTTCATATTCAATGTAGAAAAAGCTTTATCCAAAGACAGCTCAGACCGGGTTAATAGAGGCTCAAGAGCTAATTGGTGAATTAAGTTTGGGTCTGCTAAAGACTCGATATATAAGATCGTTCCTTTTCCGTTTTGAAAAGGAACATCTAATTTTTTTATATCATCAGAATGGCAGAGCTTGTTTTCGATGTAATTAACATTTTCCGAAAGTGATGGAAACATATGCTTCGTATTATTCGTCTGTTGATTACTGTTTTGCTCTGTCATCATGTCCACCCCTTTTAGAATGAAATTATCACTGTTAATTTTTTTTTTTTTTTTATGAAAAAATTATGCTTGGATTATTCACTTTCATAGAAGTACTTCTCACATTCATGTCGAATTAATTAGAGGGTACATATAGGAGGGAATAAGTATGGAAATAGCTGTGGAACGAGTTTTTACAAAGGAAATTTTAGAAGAAGCTGCAAAGGTATTTCATGTAATAGTGGAAGAAAAACCACTTGGTGATTTTGAAAATTATATTTTTCATGCGAAAGATGAAAATGGTGAAAGTTACGTATTACGGTTAACGCATTCTTCTCATCGTTCTAAAAAAGAGGTAGAGGCTGAACTAAATTTTTTACGGTATGTTGTAGAGCATGGGGCAAAAGCTGCGGGTCCGTATTACTCAATCTCTCAAAATCTTGTAGAAGAAATCGGGGCAGAGGATGGGACTTTCTTCTACGCTTCCTTATTTGCATATGCGAAAGGTGAGCAAGTAAAAGGAGATGAATCGCCTTATTGGGGAGAGACTTTCTTTGAAGCATGGGGAAAAGAAATCGGACAGTTGCATCGTATTACAATGAATTTTCCTAAAACAAATTATCGTGATACGTGGGAAGAAGATGAGAGTGCAATTGTTAACGAATTAGAAGATAAGAAAGTGAAAGAGATTGCTACTGTATTAATGGATGAAATAAAGGCTCTTCCAATTGAAAAGGAAACGTTTGGTCTGATGCATGGTGATATTCATCCAGGTAATTTTCATTATGATGGTAAAGAATTAACAATCTTTGACTTTGATGATGCGACTTATAATTACTTTATACACGATTTAGCAATGGTTCTTTATTACTCTGTTCTTTTCAAACCGTGGACGAAAGAGGAGAAAACGAGATTTGCTCGTAAACAGCTACAAGTGCTACGAAAAGGCTATGAATTTGAGCATAAGTTAGCAGAGAGCTGGTACGAATCATTACCTTTATTTTTGCGACTTCGTGATATTGGTTTATATGGTACTCTTCAAAAGAAATTTAAGGGGAAAGATATGCCAGAGAATTTTCATAAACTATCAAAAGAACTATACGATAGAATTATAAAACAAGAGGCAATTGTGAATATATAATACAGAGGAAAGCAAACAAAGTATATAAAATAAATATATGCTTTGTTTTTTTATGCAAAAATATGTTTGTTTTATTAAAATAATATTGTCATAGATTCTGTATACATTTATAATTTTTATATATTCTGAATATTCTTTATAAAAGGAGGGGGAATGTTGGAAGCTTTCGTAAGTTGGCTAAATAATATTGTTTGGAGTCCCGCACTTGTTTATTTATGTTTAGGTGCAGGCTTGTATTTTTCCATTCGAACGAGGTTTTTACAGGTGAGGCATGTCGGAGAAATGGTGAAGCTTACATTTCAAGGTGAAAAGTCAGATGCTGGTGTTTCTTCATTCCAAGCGTTAGCACTTTCATTATCAGGGCGCGTTGGAACAGGAAATATTGCTGGTGTTGCAACAGCAATTGCATTTGGTGGGCCAGGAGCTGTATTTTGGATGTGGGCTGTAGCCTTTTTAGGTGCAGGTTCTGCTTATGTAGAATCGACACTTGCACAAATATACAAAACGAAGCACCAAGGTCAATTCCGTGGTGGCCCCGCTTATTACATTGAAAAAGGACTAGGAGTGAAATGGTACGCCTTAGTGTTTGTTGCTGCAACAATTCTTGCAACAGGGATGTTACTGCCAGGTGTTCAAGCAAATAGTATCGCAGTAAGCTTGGAAACAGCTTTTGGCGTTAATACATCTGTATCAGGAGCAGTGATGGTTGTTGTATTAGCTCTTATTATTTTTGGAGGAGTTAAGAGAATCGTTAATGTGGCCCAAGTTGTAGTACCTTTTATGGCAGTTGGTTATATTTTAGTAGCTTGTGTAATTGTCGCTATGAATATTGAAAAGTTACCAGAAGCATTTATGTTAATTTTAAAAAGTGCATTTGCATTAGAAGCTGCTTTTGGTGGAATTATTGGTTTAGCAATTTCTTGGGGAGTAAAACGTGGAATTTATTCAAATGAAGCAGGGCAAGGAACTGGACCGCATGCAGCGGCAGCGGCTGAAGTATCACACCCAGCGAAGCAAGGTTTAGTGCAAGCATTTTCCGTTTACATTGATACATTATTTGTTTGTTCAGCAACAGCATTTATGATGATTATTACAGGCATGTATAACGTATTTGATGCAAGCGGAAAAAACTTTATCGTAAATAAGTTAAATGGTGCACAACCAGGACCTGGGTATACACAGGCAGCAGTAGAATCTGTCTTCCCTGGGTTTGGAAACGGTTTCGTCGCGATTTCTCTATTATTCTTCGCATTTACAACAATTATGGCGTATTACTACATCGCTGAAACAAATATTGCCTACTTAAATCGTGATAAAGAGCGTCCATGGATGTCTATTGTACTTAAATTTGTTTTCTTAGGAGTTGTATTCTATGGCTGTGTAAAAACAGCGGAGACAGCTTGGGCTTTAGGGGATATCGGTGTAGGAATTATGGCATGGGTTAATATTATCGCGATTTTACTACTGCAAAAACCAGCATTGATCGCCTTAAAGGATTATGAAAAACAGAAAAAAGAAGGAAAAGACCCTGTGTTCAATCCGCAGAAATTAGGCATTAAAAATGCTGATTTCTGGGAGCATGAGTACGGAAAAGATAAGAAAGAAGAAGTGTCGTAAAAGAATAGGAATGAAGAAGCAAAGGGAAATCCCTTTGCTTTTTTTATGTGCAAAGCGAAGAAGAAAGTTATTTTTTAGGACATTTTTGAATATAAAAAGAATGTACATGCTTTGTTAGGGGAAGGGGGGGAGTATGTTGATTGAATTTCGTAATGTAAATAAATATTATGGTAATTTTCAAGTTTTAAAAAATATTAACGCTCAAGTTCAAAAGGGAGAAGTAGTTGTTATTGTTGGTCCTTCAGGATCAGGAAAAAGTACACTATTAAGATGTATAAACCAGTTAGAAACAATTACGGATGGAGAGTTAATTGTACAAAATATGGAAGTGCATAATGCGAAAGCAGATATGAATGAGTTGCGCCGAAATATTGGGATGGTTTTTCAACATTTTTATTTATATCCGCATAAAACGGTGCTTCAAAATATTACACTAGCACCAATTAAAGTGAGTAAAGTTTCGAAAGAAGAGGCTGAGAAAACAGCGATGTTTTATTTAGAAAAAGTAGGGATTCCTGAGAAAGCTGGCGTATATCCGCATCAATTATCTGGCGGACAACAGCAAAGGGTAGCGATTGCAAGAGGGCTCGCGATGCAACCAGAAATTATGCTATTTGATGAACCGACATCTGCTCTTGATCCAGAGATGATTGGTGAAGTGCTTGATGTAATGAAAACATTAGCAAAAGAAGGAATGACGATGGTCGTCGTCACGCATGAGATGGGATTTGCACGTGAAGTGGCCGATCGGATTTTATTTATGGACGACGGCCAAATTATTGAGGATACGAAGCCGACAGATTTTTTTGCGAATCCTGAGCAAGAAAGAGCACGGTTATTTTTAAGTCGGGTGTTAAACCATTAAAGGAGGAATTTCATGCTTAAAATGAAAAAACTGTTTACCCTTATCGTGTTTGCATGTTTATTCGTACTTGTTGTGGCTGGATGTGGAAGTAAAAAAGAAGAGGCGAAAGAGACAAATACGAAACAGGGCGGAGTAGTTGAGCAAATTAAGAAGCGCGGGAAATTAGTGGTTGGCGTGAAGAATGATACGAATTTATTTGGATTGAAAAATCCTTCAACAGGGAAGGTAGAAGGATTTGATGTTGATGTAGCAAAGGCACTTGCGAAAAAGATTCTTGGAGATGAGAACAAATTAGAGTTGAAAGAAGTAACTTCTAAAACACGTATTCCTATGCTGAAAAACGGTGATATTGATGCGATTATCGCAACAATGACCATTACGGAAGAACGTAAAAAAGAAGTGGATTTTTCAGATATCTATTTTAAAGCAGGGCAATCATTACTTGTGAAAAAAGGAAGTAAGATTAAAA
The DNA window shown above is from Bacillus clarus and carries:
- the treP gene encoding PTS system trehalose-specific EIIBC component, yielding MGKDYRKTAEEVLQYIGGKDNIEQAAHCVTRLRIALKDESKIENDKLQSVSLVKGAFHNAGVFQIVIGPGDVDRVYAELITLAGMKEATVADVKDSGNQKLNPIQKFVKVFSDVFMPILPAIVTAGLLMGINNLLGAKDLFFDGKNLLDVYPNLGGLWDLINMMANTAFVFLPALVGWSATKRFGGSPILGIVMGLMLVHPDLLNAWNYGKAAAGLDGQKIEYFNILGLFQIEKVGYQGQILPVLVAAFVLSKVEIFLKKHVPNAIQLLVVPITTIVVTGVLALGIIGPVTRHIGDLLTTGLVGVYETVPALGAVLFGALYAPLVITGMHHMFIAIDLQLIAQHGGTFIWPMIALSNIAQGSAALAMFWISKNQNDKSMASTSAISAYFGITEPAMFGVNLRNKFPFYAAIIGSAVAAIFITLNGVLAPAIGIGGLPAFISIIPKSIPIFIVGMVIAVVIPFTLTWLFAKRVKQK
- the treC gene encoding alpha,alpha-phosphotrehalase; the protein is MKEWHKSVVYQIYPKSFNSYYDKETGDIKGVTERLDYLKELGVDYIWLTPIYQSPQNDNGYDVSDYYRIDPSYGTMEEFEELVEEAKARNIEIMLDIVVNHSSTEHKWFKEAQKDKNSPYREYYIWRDEKNNWQSKFGGSAWKYDEKTGQYYLHLFDETQADLNWENERLRQEVYDMMRFWLDKGVKGFRLDVINLISKDQRFLSDEGSTAISDGRKYYTDGPRVHEYLQEMNRNVFEGKEVITVGEMSSTTIDNCIKYSNPERNELSMTFSFHHLKVDYPNGDKWTKADFDFIKLKEIMSDWQIEMQKGGGWNALFWCNHDQPRIVSRFGDDGKYRNESAKMLATSMHMLQGTPYIYQGEEIGMTNPNFHTIEQYRDVESLNIYDIKQEEGLSKEEIMGILKQKSRDNSRTPMQWNDEVNAGFTTSTPWISVAENFKEINVEKALEDKDSVFYYYKKLIELRKTYNVITEGKYDVLDKNHPNIWAYTRTTNNEVLLVINNFYEEEITYSLPENVQLDEMKQEILLSNYKDSSKDITNLNLRPYESIIYRYTK
- a CDS encoding phosphotransferase enzyme family protein — its product is MEIAVERVFTKEILEEAAKVFHVIVEEKPLGDFENYIFHAKDENGESYVLRLTHSSHRSKKEVEAELNFLRYVVEHGAKAAGPYYSISQNLVEEIGAEDGTFFYASLFAYAKGEQVKGDESPYWGETFFEAWGKEIGQLHRITMNFPKTNYRDTWEEDESAIVNELEDKKVKEIATVLMDEIKALPIEKETFGLMHGDIHPGNFHYDGKELTIFDFDDATYNYFIHDLAMVLYYSVLFKPWTKEEKTRFARKQLQVLRKGYEFEHKLAESWYESLPLFLRLRDIGLYGTLQKKFKGKDMPENFHKLSKELYDRIIKQEAIVNI
- a CDS encoding alanine/glycine:cation symporter family protein, whose amino-acid sequence is MEAFVSWLNNIVWSPALVYLCLGAGLYFSIRTRFLQVRHVGEMVKLTFQGEKSDAGVSSFQALALSLSGRVGTGNIAGVATAIAFGGPGAVFWMWAVAFLGAGSAYVESTLAQIYKTKHQGQFRGGPAYYIEKGLGVKWYALVFVAATILATGMLLPGVQANSIAVSLETAFGVNTSVSGAVMVVVLALIIFGGVKRIVNVAQVVVPFMAVGYILVACVIVAMNIEKLPEAFMLILKSAFALEAAFGGIIGLAISWGVKRGIYSNEAGQGTGPHAAAAAEVSHPAKQGLVQAFSVYIDTLFVCSATAFMMIITGMYNVFDASGKNFIVNKLNGAQPGPGYTQAAVESVFPGFGNGFVAISLLFFAFTTIMAYYYIAETNIAYLNRDKERPWMSIVLKFVFLGVVFYGCVKTAETAWALGDIGVGIMAWVNIIAILLLQKPALIALKDYEKQKKEGKDPVFNPQKLGIKNADFWEHEYGKDKKEEVS
- the glnH gene encoding glutamine ABC transporter substrate-binding protein GlnH, producing MLKMKKLFTLIVFACLFVLVVAGCGSKKEEAKETNTKQGGVVEQIKKRGKLVVGVKNDTNLFGLKNPSTGKVEGFDVDVAKALAKKILGDENKLELKEVTSKTRIPMLKNGDIDAIIATMTITEERKKEVDFSDIYFKAGQSLLVKKGSKIKSIDDVKKDVKVLAVKGSTSTNNIRQKSPEATVLEFENYSEAFTALKAGKGDVLTTDNAILYGMAKQDANYEVVGKIFTDEPYGIAVQKGADDLTKEVNNLLKDMKASGEYDKLYEKWIGQKPEK